A segment of the Parasynechococcus marenigrum WH 8102 genome:
GATGACCCTGTGCAGCCAGAGGCAAGCTGATGGTGCCGATGCCGCAGTAGGCGTCGACGATTGGGCCTGCGAGCTCCGCCTGACTCAGCCAGCTCACGATGCACGCCACGATGCGTTCCGCCTGGGGCGTGTTGATCTGAAAAAAGGTGGTGGTGCTGAGCTGAAGCTGCAGTCCACAGAACAGTTCTCGAATCGTGGGGGCACCCGCCAGAACAGTGGTTGTTGCTCCCAGGATCTGGTTGGTCCGGCGGGGCTGAAGATTCAGGGTGACTCCCTTGACCGGGTCCCAGCGCTCGATCCATTGCTGGGCCAGCCGTTGCAAGGCAGGCAGCTGCTGACTGCTCACCACAGTGATCAAGACCTCGCCGGTGTGGTGTCCGATCCGTAGACCAAGGTGGCGAAGTCCCTGGGAATGGCTGAGATCGTGATCGGCGCTGAGGCCACTGGTATCCAGATCCTGCTTGAGCGGTTCGACCAGAGCATCCAGGCGTGGATCCAGCACTGGACAGCGGGAGAGATTGACGATGCGATGGCTGCCGCGACGGAAGTAGCCCATGCGTAGGCGGTCGTCCTCTCCACGACGCAGGGGAATCAACCCGCGGTTGCGATAGCCGAGGCCACGCTGATCCGTGAGGGCAGGAGCTTGGGGATGGTCGATGCCCCCGAGCCGCAGCATCGTCTGGTGGAGCTGATTCTGCTTCCAATTCCGCTGGGCTGACTCCTCAAGGTGCTGCAGAGTGCAGCCACCGCAATCCTGAGCAAGAATGCAAGGAGGCCGTCGGCGGGTCGGCGAGCTGTCCAGTCGTTCACTGATGCGACTCAGCCATCGCGACTTCTGCCGCTGTTGAAGCTGCACCTTCGCCCGTTCGCCCGGTAATAGACCCGGCACCACCACCACCCACCCCTGCCAACGGGCCAGACCGTGGCCATCCCGATCCAGATCGATGGCCTGCAATTCCAGGCGAAGACCTGGCCTTGGCCCACTCGAATCAGCCTCGGTGCCGTTGGTCTCAGGCATTGCAATGGCGTAACACCAGGGTGGTCACAAGACGGTTGACCCACTTGAGACCACTAAACTCCACGAAGCCTGTTCAGTTCCATGAGTGTTGTCCGGGATCTCATCCTTCAGGCCGATGAGGATCTGCGGTACCCGACCAGTGGTGAACTGCAAAGCATGGTCGCCTTCCTTGAGCAGGGCGCTATGCGAGTGTCCGTCGTCAAGGTGCTGACGGACAACGAGAAGAAGATCGTTGATGAATCCGCCAAGCAGCTGTTCGGCCGCAAGCCCGAGTACGTCGCCCCAGGAGGCAATGCTTACGGCCAGAAACAACGCGCTCAGTGCCTGCGTGATTACAGCTGGTACCTGCGTTTGGTCACCTACGGCGTTCTGGCTGGCAGCACCGAAATGATCCAGGACATCGGCCTTGTCGGCGCTCGCGAGATGTACAACAGCCTGGGTGTTCCGATGCCCGGAATGGTGGAAGCGATGAAAACGATGAAGGATGCCTCCCTGGCCCTGCTGTCTGACGCTCAGGTGATGTTGGCGGCTCCATATTTCGACTACCTGATTCAGGGGATGCAGACATCCACCTGATTTGTTTGCCGGTCTCAATCAAGACTCGCCCCTGGTCGCGCGATGCGTCCAGGGGTTTTTTAGTGAGATTTAAAAGCGCTCAATCGGCTCGTTCGAGTCTTTAGGTGAGACTCTGTGCGCGTCTCATATGCGACTACCGCGCGACATAATTTGCGCGCACCAGAATCGTTTCCTTGCTGAGTTGCGTCACTGTGTCTATAGCAGATACGCAGCCACAAAAATGCCGGCTTTAACTGGGCTCTTCCCCTTGTCCTGATGACATGGACGGGACCAGGACATCAGGAGCTCGTCAGCTTTCTCGCTGTTAAGAATGAAACCCTGCGTCAAATCAATCTCTGTGAAGATATAGATACTCGAACATTAGAAATCGTCAAAAAATCATTGTTGATGCCTACTCAGTCTTTGCAGATAAGACTTAATTTGAGTCAGAAAATGAGTCCATCTTGAGACATGAGAGTTCTGCAAGGTTCGGTTGACTGGGGTCTTTGCGGCTTGCTGATCCAGCGAAGGCGGCATTGGGTCGCATAAATCTCATACTCGACGCAATATGCGTCTCATGCTGTGTGTCAGTTGAGACCAGCAATTACTTATTGCCGGTACAGCTCGCGCAGGAGTCGATAGGCCTCATTCAGCCGGCGCATGCTGTCGGTGGATCCGCCGGAATCCGGGTGGGCGTCTCGGGCCAGGTTCTTGTAGGCCTCGCGGATCGACGTAATCGTGACGGAGGCCCCGACTTGTGTGGATAAACCGAGCAACTTCAATGCTCCGTGCACGGTCATCGTGGATTCGAGCGTTTCGAACGACGTGACCTGACGGCTGCGGCGGAAACGATTCACAAAGCGCCTGACAAGCGTTGGCATCCGTTCGGAGAGGCCAGCCGTTGCAAAAGGGTCTTCCAGGGCGCCGGCCACCACCATGACCCGTCCGAGGGAAGGAGGTTCGGCCTTCCAGTCAGCACAGAGTTCTTCCATCGCTGCATTGGCAGCTGTCCAGGTGAAGGAACGGCCCTCACTCGCATCCAGATTGCTCCAGAGATCCCTGGCCAACCAGAGCATCGCTGCTTCCACAACGGTCTGTCCGGGTGCCTGTCCATAAAGGGAAGACCAATGATCGTCGGCAGCCTGAGCAGCGGCCTGTAGATCCTCGTGCGCAACAGACGAGAGCAACGGTGCGTCGTTGGACGATGGAGATCGTTTCGGGGTCTGAAGAGTGTCTCTGAGCTGACTGGTGCGACGGCTGACAAAGCCAGGGAGATCGATGCCACCCGCTGTGGTGGAAACAGGAGCAGGTGCTGCCTGCTGTTGATGGCGCTCCGTCGGGGATTCAATCAACACGAGGCTGGTGACTTCAGTGCTGGCGTCGGCGTCAAGGGCAGCCGTTGTGACTGATCGGTGGTCAGGGGATTTGGACTCGTCATCCTCCACATCCCCCAGGATTCCTTCGAGGAGAATTTCGAGAACCTGGCCCCTCGACCGAACGCCGTACTCCCGCTTGAGCTGGTCGATCAAAGAGACCTGGCGACTCGGAAGCTTGAGCGAGATGGTTTTCGACGTGGATTCCTCGTCGGTCAAGCGATCAGCCTTGCTGCCGGAAGGTTATCGACCCTGAAGCTGGCGAAGCCACTGCTGCTGGCTACGTATGGCGTC
Coding sequences within it:
- the apcD gene encoding allophycocyanin subunit alpha-B, with amino-acid sequence MSVVRDLILQADEDLRYPTSGELQSMVAFLEQGAMRVSVVKVLTDNEKKIVDESAKQLFGRKPEYVAPGGNAYGQKQRAQCLRDYSWYLRLVTYGVLAGSTEMIQDIGLVGAREMYNSLGVPMPGMVEAMKTMKDASLALLSDAQVMLAAPYFDYLIQGMQTST
- the rlmD gene encoding 23S rRNA (uracil(1939)-C(5))-methyltransferase RlmD, coding for MPETNGTEADSSGPRPGLRLELQAIDLDRDGHGLARWQGWVVVVPGLLPGERAKVQLQQRQKSRWLSRISERLDSSPTRRRPPCILAQDCGGCTLQHLEESAQRNWKQNQLHQTMLRLGGIDHPQAPALTDQRGLGYRNRGLIPLRRGEDDRLRMGYFRRGSHRIVNLSRCPVLDPRLDALVEPLKQDLDTSGLSADHDLSHSQGLRHLGLRIGHHTGEVLITVVSSQQLPALQRLAQQWIERWDPVKGVTLNLQPRRTNQILGATTTVLAGAPTIRELFCGLQLQLSTTTFFQINTPQAERIVACIVSWLSQAELAGPIVDAYCGIGTISLPLAAQGHHVVGLEINPDSIDQARSNADANGLGARTEFQAGDVANLLKETLATCSALVVDPPRRGLESSVIEAILSDPPGLLAYLSCDMATQARDLKRLLQPEGPYRLEQLQPVDFFPQTTHLENLAFLRRVSS
- a CDS encoding molecular chaperone DnaJ, encoding MTDEESTSKTISLKLPSRQVSLIDQLKREYGVRSRGQVLEILLEGILGDVEDDESKSPDHRSVTTAALDADASTEVTSLVLIESPTERHQQQAAPAPVSTTAGGIDLPGFVSRRTSQLRDTLQTPKRSPSSNDAPLLSSVAHEDLQAAAQAADDHWSSLYGQAPGQTVVEAAMLWLARDLWSNLDASEGRSFTWTAANAAMEELCADWKAEPPSLGRVMVVAGALEDPFATAGLSERMPTLVRRFVNRFRRSRQVTSFETLESTMTVHGALKLLGLSTQVGASVTITSIREAYKNLARDAHPDSGGSTDSMRRLNEAYRLLRELYRQ